A genomic window from Flavobacterium sp. I3-2 includes:
- the tig gene encoding trigger factor has protein sequence MNITRNNVDALNAIVTIELAKEDFQGNVDNVLKNYKKNANIPGFRKGAVPMSLIQKQYGTAVLFEEVNKLLQENLNKYLNEEKIDILGNPLPVAKDIDWNADTLSFDFELGLAPEFTVDLGAKNKITKFNIVADDAMLEEQVEFIQKQYGKIVSKEKSEEGDDIRVKVSNEEEGISNETTFAISDVRTKTNQKKFIGKKVGDVVAISTKGLFEDEQKLANVLNIDAEKANGLDVEVAFEITEINTTEKAELNQEFFDKLFGEGVVTTVEELKAKIKEDAEKQFASQGDQKFTNDVVEFLIESTDFELPATFLKKWLQTAAEKPLTEEEANEEYVKSEKGLRYQLIEGRIITDNNLQITFEEIKEYTSKLIKEQMAQFGQLEPAEADVDNIVSRVLTNQEEVRRISEQLMQEKMVKLFSEKVNAKVKEVSYKDFVKEAYEA, from the coding sequence ATGAATATTACAAGAAATAATGTAGATGCTCTTAACGCAATCGTTACAATCGAGCTTGCAAAAGAAGATTTCCAAGGAAATGTTGATAATGTATTAAAGAATTATAAAAAAAATGCTAACATTCCTGGATTCAGAAAAGGTGCTGTTCCAATGTCTTTAATCCAAAAACAATACGGAACTGCTGTTTTATTTGAAGAAGTTAATAAATTACTTCAAGAAAATTTAAACAAGTATTTGAATGAAGAAAAAATCGATATTTTAGGAAATCCACTTCCTGTTGCAAAAGATATTGATTGGAATGCAGATACATTATCATTTGATTTTGAATTAGGATTAGCTCCAGAATTTACTGTTGATTTAGGTGCTAAGAATAAAATAACTAAATTTAATATTGTTGCTGACGACGCAATGTTAGAAGAACAAGTTGAATTTATCCAAAAACAATACGGAAAAATCGTTTCTAAAGAAAAATCTGAAGAAGGTGATGATATTCGTGTAAAAGTTTCAAACGAAGAAGAAGGAATTTCTAACGAAACTACTTTCGCTATTTCTGACGTTCGTACAAAGACAAATCAAAAGAAATTCATCGGTAAAAAAGTTGGAGATGTAGTTGCAATTTCGACTAAAGGTTTATTCGAAGATGAGCAAAAATTAGCAAACGTTTTAAATATCGATGCTGAAAAAGCAAACGGTTTAGATGTTGAGGTTGCTTTTGAAATTACTGAAATCAACACAACTGAAAAAGCAGAATTAAATCAAGAATTCTTTGATAAATTATTCGGAGAAGGTGTGGTTACTACAGTTGAAGAATTAAAAGCTAAAATCAAAGAAGATGCTGAAAAACAATTCGCTTCTCAAGGTGATCAAAAGTTCACTAACGATGTAGTTGAATTCTTAATCGAATCTACTGATTTTGAATTACCAGCAACTTTCTTGAAAAAATGGTTACAAACTGCTGCTGAAAAACCTTTAACAGAAGAAGAAGCAAACGAAGAATACGTAAAATCTGAAAAAGGTTTACGTTACCAATTAATCGAAGGAAGAATTATTACAGATAATAATTTACAAATCACTTTCGAAGAAATTAAAGAATATACTTCTAAATTAATCAAAGAGCAAATGGCTCAATTTGGTCAATTAGAACCAGCTGAAGCTGATGTTGATAATATCGTTTCTCGTGTATTAACAAACCAAGAAGAAGTTCGTAGAATTTCTGAGCAATTAATGCAAGAAAAAATGGTTAAGTTATTCAGCGAAAAAGTAAACGCTAAAGTGAAAGAAGTTTCTTACAAAGATTTCGTTAAGGAAGCTTACGAAGCATAA
- a CDS encoding phage holin family protein: protein MNFIIRLIVSSVLVMLTETIIPGVSIESWSSALWVVVALAVLNAIVKPILQLFSLPITILTLGLFSLVINAIIVLLAEYFVSGFVVGGFLNALFFSIVLSILQSVAGILIPSSKKK from the coding sequence ATGAATTTTATCATTAGATTAATAGTTTCAAGTGTTTTGGTGATGTTGACTGAAACAATCATTCCGGGTGTTTCTATCGAAAGTTGGTCGTCGGCTTTATGGGTTGTTGTAGCATTAGCTGTTTTAAATGCTATTGTAAAACCAATTTTACAGTTGTTTTCATTGCCAATTACAATTTTAACTTTAGGATTATTTTCATTAGTAATTAATGCAATAATTGTTTTATTAGCAGAGTATTTTGTTAGTGGATTTGTTGTAGGAGGATTTTTAAACGCCTTGTTTTTCTCAATCGTTTTATCTATTCTACAGTCAGTTGCTGGAATTCTGATTCCGTCATCGAAAAAAAAATAA
- a CDS encoding SGNH/GDSL hydrolase family protein, translating to MKKYQIILLAAIAVGFSSCKPEFDDEISNGTYTAGEADFSRYVAVGNSLTSGYMDGTMYRSGQQYSFPNLLSKQFSVVGGGEFTQPSYADDVNDLGGLLLGSNIIAKTRMIINMSTGGPQNLAGTPTIQVGQLQQKAFNNMGVPGAKSFHLLAAGYGNLQGVATGQANPYFVRMATNPNATVLADALSMNPTFFTNWIGSNDVLAYALSGGTGVNQQGNLNPATYGGNDITDPNVFAQVYSTITNGLTANGAKGVVATIPYVTSIPHFTTVPYNPLTTEALGGTQVVGQLNELIVKLKGALTYLGAGDRVQTFSTTAPNPLLIKDETLPNLSTQLATILAQDPQFAPLATVLGQIYGQARHATSNDLFVLGTSSVIGTTSTAATIAALPAQYQALFGKVGVTYPLEDMYTLIPQEQQEIKEATDSFNNTIKTIAASKGLAVADMNAIMNQLVSGIRVADGQIYTADYFKGLGNMNVVLFSLDGVHPNPRGYALVTNEIIQVINKHYKAHLPLYVPGNFPGVTIKASN from the coding sequence ATGAAAAAATATCAAATTATACTTTTAGCTGCAATCGCAGTAGGTTTTTCATCATGTAAACCAGAGTTTGATGATGAAATTTCAAATGGAACTTATACTGCTGGAGAAGCAGATTTCTCAAGATATGTTGCTGTTGGGAATTCATTAACCTCAGGATATATGGATGGAACAATGTATCGCTCAGGTCAACAATATTCTTTTCCTAACTTGTTATCAAAACAATTCTCTGTTGTTGGTGGTGGCGAATTCACCCAACCTTCATATGCGGATGATGTTAATGATCTTGGAGGATTACTTTTAGGAAGTAATATTATAGCTAAAACTCGAATGATTATCAATATGAGTACAGGTGGGCCTCAAAACCTAGCAGGTACACCTACTATTCAGGTTGGTCAATTACAACAAAAAGCCTTCAATAATATGGGAGTTCCAGGTGCTAAATCTTTTCATTTATTAGCAGCTGGATACGGAAATTTACAAGGCGTTGCTACTGGTCAAGCTAATCCATATTTTGTTCGAATGGCAACAAATCCTAATGCAACGGTTTTAGCTGATGCACTTTCTATGAATCCAACGTTTTTTACAAACTGGATTGGTAGTAATGACGTTTTAGCTTATGCGTTATCAGGAGGAACTGGTGTAAATCAACAAGGTAATTTAAATCCAGCTACTTATGGAGGAAATGATATTACTGATCCAAATGTTTTTGCACAAGTTTATTCTACAATAACTAACGGGTTGACGGCTAATGGAGCAAAAGGAGTCGTGGCAACAATTCCGTATGTAACGTCTATTCCTCATTTTACAACTGTTCCTTATAATCCATTAACAACTGAAGCTCTTGGTGGGACTCAAGTTGTAGGGCAATTAAATGAATTGATTGTAAAATTAAAAGGAGCCTTAACTTATTTAGGTGCTGGAGATCGTGTACAAACTTTCTCAACAACAGCTCCAAATCCTTTGTTAATCAAAGACGAAACGTTACCTAATCTATCGACTCAATTAGCAACTATACTTGCTCAAGATCCACAATTTGCTCCTTTAGCAACGGTTTTAGGGCAAATTTACGGACAAGCTCGTCACGCAACTTCAAATGATTTGTTTGTTTTGGGTACAAGTTCGGTGATTGGAACAACTTCAACTGCAGCGACTATTGCAGCTTTACCAGCTCAATATCAAGCTTTATTTGGTAAAGTTGGGGTTACTTATCCGCTTGAAGATATGTATACATTGATTCCTCAAGAACAACAAGAAATTAAAGAAGCGACAGATTCGTTTAATAATACAATCAAAACAATTGCAGCAAGTAAAGGTTTGGCAGTTGCTGATATGAATGCAATTATGAATCAGTTAGTTTCTGGAATCAGAGTTGCTGACGGACAGATTTATACTGCTGATTATTTTAAAGGTTTAGGGAATATGAATGTAGTTTTGTTCTCTTTAGATGGTGTGCATCCAAATCCGAGAGGATATGCATTAGTAACAAACGAAATTATTCAGGTTATTAATAAGCATTACAAAGCTCATTTACCATTGTATGTTCCAGGAAATTTCCCTGGAGTTACAATCAAAGCTTCAAATTAG
- a CDS encoding OmpP1/FadL family transporter, translated as MNRNKLMAISLLTLMSSSVFAGGYRISMQGQRQLAMGHTGVAVIGQNAESIFFNPANGTFLKDKWSFSAGVTALTSDVKFQNKTYNWKNETSNTGTPLYFYGNYQVNDRFSVGLAIYTPYGSAVEWDQDWEGSHLVNNIDLKSFFIQPTVSYKITEDVSIGAGLIYVNGGVKFNRNLTRSMTDDSGMNRSDVTVDAQGVHAWGYNVGLTAKLDDYVTFGVNYRSQIDMKAKGGDATFHDMPTFAQATYKDGKFDATMPLPAELTVGFSYQINKQWLAAIDYNYTFWSAYKSLVIDFEDPNIPSSVNPRNYKNSSTIRAGVQYAPTEKFSARIGGYYDVSPVQDGYFAPETPRNDALAGTLGFTYKVTPKLGIDFSATVLHFKETDNSYDYFVEDGNPVSFVGTYRSGAYSLGLGLSYNF; from the coding sequence ATGAATAGAAACAAACTTATGGCAATTTCTTTGCTAACCTTGATGTCTTCAAGTGTTTTTGCAGGGGGATATCGTATTAGTATGCAAGGTCAAAGGCAATTGGCGATGGGGCACACTGGAGTTGCTGTCATTGGTCAGAATGCAGAAAGTATCTTTTTTAATCCAGCAAACGGAACTTTCTTAAAAGATAAATGGAGTTTTTCTGCAGGTGTTACTGCTTTAACTTCGGATGTGAAATTTCAGAATAAAACTTATAATTGGAAAAATGAAACTAGTAATACAGGTACACCACTTTATTTTTATGGGAACTATCAGGTAAACGATCGTTTTTCTGTAGGTTTAGCAATTTATACACCTTACGGAAGTGCTGTTGAGTGGGATCAAGATTGGGAAGGTTCACATTTGGTGAACAATATTGATTTAAAATCATTCTTTATTCAACCGACTGTTTCTTACAAAATTACTGAAGATGTAAGTATTGGTGCTGGTTTAATTTATGTAAATGGAGGTGTTAAGTTCAATAGAAACTTGACTCGTAGCATGACAGACGATTCGGGAATGAATAGATCAGATGTTACTGTAGATGCTCAAGGAGTTCATGCGTGGGGATATAATGTAGGGTTAACAGCTAAATTAGACGATTATGTAACTTTTGGTGTTAATTATCGTTCTCAAATTGACATGAAAGCTAAAGGTGGTGATGCGACTTTCCATGACATGCCAACTTTTGCCCAAGCAACTTATAAAGATGGTAAATTTGATGCAACTATGCCATTGCCTGCGGAATTAACAGTTGGTTTTTCGTACCAAATTAATAAACAATGGTTAGCAGCAATTGATTATAATTATACATTTTGGAGCGCTTACAAAAGTTTAGTAATTGATTTTGAAGATCCTAATATTCCATCTTCTGTAAATCCTAGAAATTATAAAAATTCAAGTACAATTCGTGCTGGAGTTCAATATGCGCCGACTGAAAAATTCTCAGCTCGTATTGGAGGATATTATGATGTTTCACCAGTACAAGATGGTTATTTTGCACCTGAAACGCCAAGAAATGATGCGTTGGCTGGAACTTTAGGTTTTACATATAAAGTTACACCAAAACTAGGAATTGATTTCTCTGCTACAGTTCTTCATTTCAAAGAAACAGATAATTCATATGATTATTTTGTTGAAGATGGAAATCCGGTTTCTTTTGTAGGAACTTATCGTTCAGGAGCGTATTCTCTTGGTTTAGGACTTTCTTATAATTTTTAA
- a CDS encoding alpha/beta fold hydrolase has translation MIYSKIEGSGKPFLIIHGFLGMSDNWKTLAIQFAAEGFEMHLLDMRNHGRSFHSDVFNYEVMVQDVLEYCQENKLDEFILLGHSMGGKVAMNFACKYPLKVSKLIVADIAPRAYAPHHQDVMEALNAVDFSKVTSRKEIEEIMGSYIKDFGTLQFLMKNVHRVTPDSFGFRFNLEAFNNDDSVIGEALSEEKRYLGKTLFLKGERSKYIQKSDFVEIEKHFPNAIIEAVSNSGHWLHAENPNEFFIKVNEFICDKTY, from the coding sequence ATGATTTATTCTAAGATTGAAGGTTCTGGAAAACCGTTTTTGATTATTCATGGCTTTCTTGGAATGTCAGATAACTGGAAAACTCTTGCCATACAATTTGCTGCAGAAGGATTTGAAATGCATTTACTAGATATGCGAAATCATGGGCGTAGTTTTCATTCCGATGTGTTTAATTACGAGGTAATGGTTCAGGATGTTTTGGAATATTGTCAAGAAAATAAATTAGACGAATTCATCCTTTTAGGACATTCAATGGGAGGGAAGGTTGCAATGAATTTTGCATGTAAATATCCACTAAAGGTAAGTAAATTAATTGTAGCAGATATTGCACCAAGAGCTTATGCACCGCATCATCAGGATGTTATGGAGGCTTTGAATGCTGTCGATTTTTCTAAAGTAACTTCTCGCAAAGAAATTGAAGAAATTATGGGTAGCTATATTAAAGATTTTGGTACGCTTCAGTTTTTAATGAAAAATGTACATCGAGTTACTCCAGATTCATTTGGGTTTAGATTTAATTTAGAAGCGTTCAATAATGACGATTCGGTTATTGGAGAAGCTTTGTCTGAAGAAAAAAGATATTTAGGAAAGACATTGTTTTTAAAAGGCGAGCGTTCAAAATATATTCAAAAATCTGATTTTGTAGAAATTGAAAAGCATTTTCCAAATGCAATAATCGAAGCGGTTTCAAATTCAGGTCATTGGCTTCATGCCGAAAATCCTAACGAGTTTTTTATTAAAGTAAATGAGTTTATTTGTGATAAAACGTATTAA
- a CDS encoding pyridoxine 5'-phosphate synthase — protein MTKLSVNINKIATLRNSRGGNVPDLLQFASDVQAFGAEGITIHPRPDERHIRYQDARDLVKVVYTEYNIEGNPMDNFMDLVFECKPTQVTLVPDAVNALTSNAGWDTIKHQGYLKEIVAEFQKKGIRTSIFVDPVLEMIEGAKETGTNRIELYTEEFAHQYGLGNEKAIEPYSKAAQLANDLGLGVNAGHDLSLQNIEFFKNNIPNLLEVSIGHALISESLYLGVENVIRMYQQKMK, from the coding sequence ATGACGAAACTATCTGTAAACATAAATAAAATTGCCACTTTGAGAAATTCTCGTGGCGGAAATGTACCTGATTTATTACAATTTGCATCTGATGTTCAGGCTTTTGGTGCAGAAGGAATAACGATTCATCCACGTCCAGACGAACGTCATATACGTTATCAAGATGCCCGCGATTTGGTAAAAGTTGTTTATACCGAATATAACATTGAAGGAAATCCGATGGATAACTTTATGGATTTGGTTTTTGAATGTAAACCAACTCAGGTAACTTTAGTACCGGATGCTGTAAATGCTTTGACTTCAAATGCAGGTTGGGATACAATCAAACATCAGGGTTATTTAAAAGAAATAGTTGCTGAGTTTCAGAAAAAAGGAATTCGTACCTCAATTTTCGTGGATCCAGTTTTAGAGATGATTGAAGGAGCTAAAGAAACGGGAACCAATCGAATTGAATTATATACAGAAGAATTTGCACATCAATATGGTTTAGGAAACGAAAAAGCAATTGAGCCTTATTCAAAAGCTGCGCAATTAGCTAATGATTTGGGATTAGGAGTTAACGCTGGGCATGATTTGAGTTTACAAAACATCGAATTCTTTAAAAATAATATCCCTAATTTATTAGAAGTTTCAATTGGCCACGCTTTAATTTCAGAATCTTTGTATTTGGGAGTTGAAAACGTAATTCGAATGTATCAACAAAAAATGAAATAA
- a CDS encoding CBS domain-containing protein: MESIQEFIIKNKKYFNLKTIFSDAVDVLINENLTHFPVVENGIFLGNLSTNDAETFPQKNEIGDARALFEVFFVRETSFWFEVIELFSKHETNIIPVLNKSNKVIGYYLFDDVIPYFNETPFLKEIGTTVIIEKDIYSYSISQISQIFEVNNSKILGIIISEVTDNTAQIIIKATTININEIIQSLRRYEYNIISEHIEDLFLSDLKDRSDYLDKYLNI, encoded by the coding sequence ATGGAATCTATTCAAGAATTCATTATAAAAAACAAAAAATATTTTAATCTAAAGACTATATTTTCTGATGCTGTCGATGTATTGATAAATGAAAACCTAACCCATTTTCCGGTTGTAGAAAATGGTATTTTCCTAGGTAATTTATCAACTAACGACGCAGAAACTTTTCCTCAAAAAAATGAGATCGGAGATGCAAGAGCATTATTTGAAGTTTTTTTTGTTAGAGAAACTAGTTTTTGGTTTGAAGTTATAGAACTCTTTTCTAAACACGAAACGAATATCATTCCCGTTTTAAACAAAAGCAATAAAGTAATTGGTTATTACCTTTTTGACGATGTGATTCCTTATTTCAACGAAACTCCATTTTTGAAAGAAATAGGAACAACAGTTATCATTGAGAAAGATATTTATAGCTATAGCATCAGTCAAATTTCGCAAATATTTGAGGTTAACAATTCAAAAATTTTAGGTATAATTATAAGTGAAGTTACTGACAATACAGCTCAAATTATTATAAAAGCAACAACAATTAATATTAATGAAATCATTCAATCTTTAAGAAGATATGAATACAATATAATTTCAGAACATATAGAAGATTTATTTTTATCCGATTTAAAAGATCGTTCTGATTATTTAGATAAATATTTAAACATATAA
- a CDS encoding NAD kinase, with protein sequence MKFAIYAQVYKPANNAIVKSLIQSIQNKKGQISFELNYYNELIKEKIIEPIFETFTNHIDLADDTKFFVSIGGDGSMLRAANFVKSKNVPIVGINAGRLGFLANVQQDAISELIPLLFENKYTLSRRTLLKLDSPEPSQTPFEINFALNEITISRKNTTSMITIETYINEEFLATYWADGIIISTPTGSTGYSLSCGGPIITPDSNCLVITPIAPHNLTTRPLIINDRSRIKMKISGREPQFLLSIDSETAAMDNETEIEISLAHHTVNMVEFPDVTFLRTLRNKLLWGEDKRN encoded by the coding sequence ATGAAGTTTGCCATTTACGCACAAGTTTACAAACCAGCGAATAATGCAATTGTAAAATCATTAATCCAATCCATTCAAAACAAAAAAGGTCAAATCAGTTTTGAGTTGAATTATTACAATGAATTGATTAAAGAAAAAATCATTGAACCGATTTTTGAAACATTTACCAATCATATTGATTTAGCTGATGACACCAAATTTTTTGTAAGTATTGGTGGTGATGGTTCCATGTTACGTGCAGCAAATTTTGTAAAAAGTAAAAATGTGCCGATTGTTGGAATAAACGCAGGTCGTTTAGGTTTTCTTGCTAACGTTCAACAAGATGCAATTTCAGAATTGATACCATTATTGTTCGAAAACAAGTATACACTTTCTCGAAGAACCTTATTAAAATTAGATTCACCTGAACCAAGTCAAACTCCGTTTGAAATCAATTTTGCATTAAACGAAATAACAATTTCACGTAAAAATACTACTTCGATGATAACTATAGAAACGTATATCAACGAAGAATTTTTAGCAACCTATTGGGCAGATGGAATCATCATTTCAACACCAACTGGTTCAACCGGATATTCATTAAGTTGTGGCGGACCAATCATCACTCCAGACTCAAACTGCTTGGTAATCACACCCATTGCACCTCATAATCTAACTACACGTCCATTAATTATAAATGACAGAAGTAGAATAAAAATGAAAATCTCTGGACGCGAACCTCAATTTTTATTATCTATTGATTCTGAAACAGCTGCAATGGACAACGAAACCGAAATTGAAATTTCGCTTGCACACCATACCGTTAATATGGTTGAATTTCCGGATGTAACTTTTCTGAGAACGCTGAGAAATAAATTACTTTGGGGAGAAGACAAAAGAAATTAA
- a CDS encoding DUF6089 family protein encodes MIRNLITFFALAMCVNSNAQIHEIGVTIGGANHIGDIGATNYIAPKDLGFGIQYRWNRSPRHSWRASYTYMGISGKDAKSDMGSRKLRNLSFENKIHEASLGIEFNFFEFDLHNEWFAFTPYIYTGLAGFKFDETYFNKTNTQVKYGNGYSMAIPIHVGVKALIDKRFVLSAEVGARYTFTDNLDGNHPKDANYSSNQFGNTLSKDWYVFTGLSLSYTFGKNPCYCAPN; translated from the coding sequence ATGATTCGAAATTTAATAACATTTTTTGCTTTGGCAATGTGCGTAAATTCAAACGCACAAATACATGAAATCGGAGTAACCATAGGTGGCGCAAATCACATTGGTGATATTGGCGCTACAAATTACATAGCACCAAAAGATTTAGGATTTGGAATTCAATACCGTTGGAACAGAAGCCCAAGACATTCTTGGAGAGCTTCGTATACCTATATGGGAATATCCGGCAAAGATGCAAAATCTGACATGGGGAGCAGAAAATTAAGAAATTTAAGTTTCGAAAATAAAATACACGAAGCTTCATTAGGTATTGAATTTAACTTCTTTGAGTTTGATCTTCATAACGAATGGTTTGCCTTCACTCCATATATTTATACAGGATTGGCAGGTTTTAAATTCGATGAAACCTATTTTAACAAAACCAACACACAAGTTAAATACGGAAATGGTTATTCAATGGCAATTCCTATTCATGTTGGAGTAAAAGCATTAATCGACAAAAGATTTGTATTAAGTGCTGAGGTTGGAGCTAGATATACATTTACAGACAATTTAGATGGAAATCATCCAAAAGATGCGAATTATTCATCAAACCAATTCGGAAACACTTTATCGAAAGATTGGTATGTTTTTACAGGACTAAGCCTTTCATATACATTTGGAAAAAACCCTTGCTACTGCGCACCTAATTAA
- a CDS encoding isoprenyl transferase, whose amino-acid sequence MNTEFKLNKEKLPKHLAIIMDGNGRWAKKNGFLRTIGHENGVNTVRKIVEACTEFGIEYLTLYAFSTENWNRPKFEVQMLMKLLVKSLKKEIKTFTKNNIRLNAIGNLDNLPSEVRKELTEVLEKTKENTKLTLTLALSYGSREELVSATKELCNKVKNNIISIEDIDESIINNHLYTKLMPDVDLVIRTSGEQRISNFLLWQIAYAELYFTEVLWPDFTKDHLMEALQNYQDRERRFGKTSEQLK is encoded by the coding sequence ATGAATACAGAATTTAAATTAAATAAAGAAAAGTTACCAAAACACTTAGCAATAATCATGGATGGTAACGGAAGATGGGCTAAGAAAAATGGATTTCTAAGAACAATCGGGCATGAAAACGGAGTTAACACCGTTCGAAAAATCGTAGAAGCATGTACTGAATTTGGGATAGAATATCTAACTTTATATGCGTTTTCGACAGAAAATTGGAACCGACCAAAATTTGAAGTTCAGATGCTTATGAAGCTTTTAGTTAAGTCTTTAAAAAAAGAAATTAAAACCTTCACTAAAAACAATATCCGCTTAAATGCAATCGGAAATTTAGACAATCTCCCATCAGAAGTTCGCAAAGAATTAACAGAAGTTTTAGAAAAAACGAAAGAAAACACAAAACTAACTTTAACACTTGCATTAAGCTATGGCTCTAGAGAAGAGCTAGTTTCAGCTACAAAAGAGCTATGTAATAAAGTTAAAAATAATATAATTTCAATCGAAGATATTGACGAATCCATTATTAATAATCATCTTTACACTAAATTGATGCCTGATGTAGATTTGGTTATTAGAACCAGTGGTGAACAACGAATTAGTAATTTTTTATTATGGCAAATTGCTTATGCTGAGTTGTATTTCACTGAAGTTTTATGGCCTGATTTCACTAAAGACCATTTAATGGAAGCGTTACAAAATTATCAAGATAGAGAAAGACGCTTTGGTAAAACAAGCGAACAATTAAAATAA